One window from the genome of Helicoverpa armigera isolate CAAS_96S chromosome 4, ASM3070526v1, whole genome shotgun sequence encodes:
- the LOC110384076 gene encoding deoxyribose-phosphate aldolase, translating into MVLPTSTVLGLAGLKRVYINKSNVDAQVKTILDSHLISVDDFNGWLLKAITVIDLTTLSGDDTRSNVFRLCVKAANPLPPDFVTKLGLKEPIRTAAVCVYPSRVKDAYEALKLMKLTSDINIAAVATGFPSGLYPLETRLQEINFAVSNGATEIDVVLDRSLVLTGQWDSLYYEVQQMRKACGKAHLKVILGVGELGSYDNIYKASMVSMKAGADFIKTSTGKEAVNATLPIGLIMCRAIREHYQTTGVKVGLKPAGGIKTARDAVNWLVLVYTELGPEWLTPKLFRIGASSLLGELVNSLKLK; encoded by the exons ATGGTGCTACCAACTTCAACTGTTTTAG gattgGCTGGACTAAAAAGAGTTTACATCAACAAATCAAATGTTGATGCACAGGTTAAAACTATTTTGGATTCCCACCTCATCAGTGTTGATGACTTCAATGGGTGGCTGCTGAAAGCTATCACAGTCATTGATTTGACTACGCTATCTGGCGATGATACTAGGTCCAATGTATTTAGGCTGTGCGTAAAG gcagCAAATCCTTTACCACCAGACTTTGTTACCAAATTAGGACTAAAGGAACCTATAAGAACTGCAGCTGTGTGCGTGTACCCCAGCAGAGTGAAAGATGCATATGAGGCTCTGAAACTGATGAAGCTTACCTCTGATATCAATATAGCTGCAG tgGCCACTGGTTTCCCATCCGGACTTTACCCACTAGAAACAAGATTACAAGAAATTAACTTTGCCGTGTCAAATGGAGCCACAGAGATTGATGTGGTGTTAGATCGCAGCTTAGTACTCACTGGCCAGTGGGACTCACTGTACTATGAAGTCCAGCAGATGAGGAAGGCATGTGGAAAAGCCCACCTTAAAGTCATTCTTGGTGTTGGAGAATTAGGGAGCTATGACAAC ATTTACAAAGCTTCAATGGTGTCTATGAAGGCTGGAGCAGACTTCATCAAGACATCCACTGGCAAAGAGGCAGTGAACGCTACTCTGCCTATTGGCCTAATAATGTGCAGAGCTATAAGGGAGCATTACCAGACAACTGGTGTTAAG gtGGGTTTAAAACCAGCGGGAGGCATTAAAACTGCAAGAGATGCAGTTAATTGGTTGGTCCTTGTATACACAGAGTTAGGACCAGAATGGCTCACCCCAAAACTGTTCCGCATTGGTGCTTCTAGCCTTCTTGGTGAACTAGTCAATAGTCttaaattgaaataa